A single window of Anopheles moucheti chromosome 2, idAnoMoucSN_F20_07, whole genome shotgun sequence DNA harbors:
- the LOC128297342 gene encoding protein farnesyltransferase/geranylgeranyltransferase type-1 subunit alpha, which translates to MADGNSSDEDFSDDWVLYSRRPEWSDLDPLPQDDGENPVVMIQYSERFNDVFGYLRAIISRQEKSQRALELTKDAAKLNAANYTVWQYRRDILKALNADLHEELSYIGRVIADNPKNYQVWHHRRVIVEWLDDASSELALTENILDMDAKNYHAWQHRQWVIKNYNLFDDELHYVDRLISEDMRNNSAWNERFFVLKHGGFTPEVLEREVNYVITRVGLIKNNESPWNFLRGLLQQGTGKLAQFPSVIEFCEALYDDGIRSPYLLAFLVDLYEEQYFDVIESGGNDAEAELYHQKVQDLCESMANQHDKIRSKYWRYIAENFRRKASERTAAGSGRNGV; encoded by the exons ATGGCAGACGGTAACAGTTCAGATGAAGACTTTTCCGACGATTGGGTATTGTACTCGCGCCGGCCGGAATGGTCCGATCTTGACCCGTTGCCACAAGACGATGGCGAGAATCCGGTCGTGATGATTCAGTACAGTGAGCGCT TTAACGATGTATTTGGATATCTGCGAGCGATCATTTCCCGACAAGAGAAGTCCCAGCGTGCCCTGGAGCTGACGAAGGACGCAGCCAAGCTAAATGCAGCCAACTATACCGTATGGCAGTACCGTAGGGACATACTGAAAGCGCTCAATGCCGATCTGCACGAAGAATTGTCTTACATTGGGCGAGTTATTGCGGACAATCCGAAAAATTACCAAGTTTGGCACCATCGTCGTGTTATCGTGGAATGGTTAGATGATGCGTCGAGCGAGCTGGCGCTGACCGAAAACATTCTAGACATGGATGCGAAGAACTATCATGCATGGCAGCATCGGCAGTGGGTCATAAAAAATTACAA CCTGTTCGACGATGAGCTGCATTACGTGGACCGGTTAATATCGGAGGATATGCGCAATAATTCCGCCTGGAACGAACGGTTTTTCGTACTTAAACATGGCGGCTTTACACCGGAAGTGCTCGAGCGAGAGGTCAACTACGTTATCACGCGCGTGGGTCTCATCAAGAACAATGAGAGCCCGTGGAATTTTCTTCGCGGGCTGCTGCAGCAAGGCACCGGGAAGCTAGCTCAGTTCCCAAGCGTGATCGAATTTTGTGAGGCACTCTATGACGATGGCATCCGATCACCGTATCTGCTGGCGTTCTTGGTGGATCTGTACGAGGAGCAATACTTTGATGTGATCGAGTCGGGTGGCAATGATGCTGAAGCCGAACTGTATCATCAGAAGGTGCAGGATTTGTGCGAGTCGATGGCCAACCAGCACGACAAGATACGCAGCAAGTACTGGCGATACATTGCCGAGAACTTCAGGCGGAAAGCTTCCGAACGGACAGCGGCAGGCAGCGGCAGAAATGGCGTTTAA